The Clostridiaceae bacterium HFYG-1003 genome includes a window with the following:
- a CDS encoding M20 family metallopeptidase, producing MLAQQIEEDIIRWRRDLHRIPELGIELPQTSGYVQKVLNELGIEYYTVMDGNAIVALIRGTMDKPVIALRADMDALPIVEETGLAFASENGRMHACGHDGHTAMLLGAAMILQSQRHLLKGCVKLLFQPGEEYPGGALPMIEAGVLQNPPVDAVIGMHNGHISTEVPHGMVGIKAGPLMASTDKVQIRVKGKGAHGAYPQESVDPVTISQQIGSALQTLVSRETKPTDSVVLSICKVNGGSNFNIIPDEVVMEGTVRTLSGQTRIRVAQRIKELCKGIAQAMQGDAEIIYENLYPPLINDEEFTKQFSRSAEKIVGAEKVYWMKEAVMGGEDMAYFLERVPGTFFFLTNPGVIDGHIYPHHNSRFDLNESTFATGSALLVQTVLDYLQA from the coding sequence ATGTTAGCACAACAAATCGAAGAGGATATCATTCGCTGGAGGCGTGATTTGCATCGCATTCCGGAGCTTGGCATCGAGCTGCCGCAGACTTCGGGCTATGTTCAGAAGGTATTGAATGAGCTTGGGATCGAATATTACACGGTCATGGACGGCAATGCCATTGTGGCCTTGATTCGGGGTACTATGGACAAGCCGGTGATCGCGCTGCGGGCAGATATGGACGCATTGCCGATTGTCGAAGAAACCGGTTTGGCGTTTGCTTCTGAAAATGGGAGGATGCATGCCTGCGGCCATGATGGCCACACGGCCATGCTCCTGGGCGCGGCGATGATCCTGCAGTCGCAGCGGCATCTGCTGAAGGGCTGCGTGAAGCTGCTGTTCCAGCCGGGGGAAGAATATCCGGGTGGAGCTCTGCCCATGATTGAGGCAGGGGTACTGCAGAATCCACCGGTGGATGCGGTGATCGGCATGCACAACGGGCATATCTCGACCGAGGTTCCTCATGGCATGGTCGGCATTAAGGCCGGTCCGCTGATGGCTTCCACGGACAAAGTTCAGATCCGGGTGAAAGGCAAGGGGGCTCATGGAGCCTACCCGCAGGAATCCGTGGATCCGGTGACCATTTCCCAGCAGATTGGCTCAGCGCTTCAGACGCTGGTCTCCAGAGAAACCAAGCCGACGGACTCGGTGGTTCTCTCCATCTGTAAAGTCAATGGGGGTTCCAATTTCAACATCATTCCGGATGAAGTGGTCATGGAAGGTACCGTTCGGACCTTAAGCGGACAAACCAGAATCCGGGTAGCTCAACGGATCAAGGAACTCTGCAAGGGCATTGCTCAGGCAATGCAGGGTGATGCCGAGATTATCTATGAGAACCTGTATCCGCCGCTGATCAATGATGAGGAGTTCACGAAACAGTTCAGCCGCTCGGCTGAAAAGATCGTGGGGGCTGAGAAGGTCTACTGGATGAAAGAAGCCGTCATGGGCGGTGAGGATATGGCCTACTTCCTGGAGCGGGTTCCCGGTACCTTCTTCTTCTTAACCAATCCCGGAGTCATTGACGGTCACATTTATCCGCATCATAATTCCAGGTTTGATCTCAATGAAAGCACCTTCGCAACGGGTTCAGCTCTGCTGGTTCAGACGGTACTGGACTATCTGCAGGCATAG
- a CDS encoding M20 family metallopeptidase codes for MEQSWITAEVEADMIRWRRDLHRMPELGLELPRTSAYVQNVLTSLGIEFKTLVNGNAIVGLIHGTGEGKVIGLRADMDGLPIPEETGLAFASENDNMHACGHDGHTAMLLGAAKALQLNRDKFKGTVKLLFQPGEEYPGGALPMIEEGALENPKLDAVIGLHNGHIFPEIPKGMIGYKVGPMMASMDRILLTIKGKGSHGAYPHNSVDPISIAMQVGSALQTLVSRETKPVDPIVLSLCRIQGGFNQNIIPDKVEIEGTVRTLNHETRRRTARRIEELTQGIARAMQGDAEVVYDFKYPPLINDEAFTNFFKETATKVVGEDRLLEMKEPVMGGEDMAYFLEKVPGTFFFLNNPGAIDGEVYPHHNSRFDLDESFFKDGAALLVQTVRDYLA; via the coding sequence ATGGAACAATCATGGATTACAGCTGAAGTGGAAGCGGATATGATTCGCTGGAGACGGGATCTGCACCGGATGCCGGAATTGGGACTGGAGCTGCCCAGAACCAGTGCTTATGTGCAAAATGTGCTGACTTCACTGGGAATCGAATTTAAAACGCTGGTCAACGGAAATGCCATTGTGGGGCTGATCCATGGCACGGGTGAGGGCAAGGTGATTGGTCTGCGGGCTGATATGGACGGTCTGCCGATTCCGGAGGAAACGGGATTGGCGTTTGCCTCAGAGAATGACAACATGCATGCCTGTGGTCATGACGGGCATACAGCCATGCTGCTGGGCGCCGCCAAGGCACTGCAGCTGAACCGGGACAAGTTCAAGGGTACAGTGAAGCTGCTGTTCCAGCCGGGCGAGGAATATCCAGGCGGCGCTCTGCCTATGATCGAGGAAGGCGCGCTGGAGAACCCGAAGCTTGACGCAGTGATCGGCCTGCATAACGGTCATATTTTTCCGGAGATCCCCAAGGGCATGATCGGATACAAGGTGGGACCGATGATGGCTTCCATGGACCGGATCCTGCTGACGATCAAGGGAAAGGGATCCCATGGGGCGTATCCCCATAACTCCGTTGATCCCATCTCTATTGCCATGCAGGTGGGTTCCGCTCTCCAGACATTGGTAAGCCGCGAAACCAAGCCGGTGGATCCGATTGTATTGTCACTGTGCAGGATCCAAGGGGGATTCAATCAGAATATCATCCCGGACAAAGTGGAGATCGAAGGAACGGTCCGTACGCTGAACCACGAGACCCGCCGCCGCACGGCCCGCCGGATTGAAGAACTTACCCAGGGGATTGCCCGGGCCATGCAGGGAGATGCCGAAGTGGTATATGACTTCAAGTACCCGCCGCTGATCAATGATGAAGCCTTTACCAACTTCTTCAAGGAAACCGCAACGAAAGTAGTCGGAGAAGACCGTCTCCTGGAGATGAAAGAACCTGTCATGGGCGGAGAAGATATGGCCTACTTCCTGGAAAAAGTCCCTGGAACCTTCTTCTTCCTGAACAATCCCGGAGCCATCGACGGAGAAGTCTACCCACATCACAATTCCCGGTTTGACCTGGATGAGAGCTTCTTCAAGGATGGCGCCGCCCTGCTGGTTCAGACCGTACGGGATTACCTGGCCTAG
- a CDS encoding GNAT family N-acetyltransferase — protein MYIDLGDIVIRDFERKDAPSLHRIVREKGILRFMRDWCEGGVQPEGYYGFIDWMQKHKDNINVWQNRRFAVVQKDNDELIGMVGMGEEDLLHEVEVAYFMSEAWQRKGLTVRAVNALVDWCFTVSDIPYLILTIDPVNVSSCRLGEACGFELFEKRTPIGHKQSVMESDSYNYYRRYREPAATN, from the coding sequence ATGTATATTGACTTAGGTGATATTGTCATTCGAGATTTTGAGAGAAAAGACGCTCCCTCCCTGCACCGCATCGTCCGGGAAAAAGGCATCCTACGCTTCATGAGAGACTGGTGCGAAGGCGGAGTCCAGCCGGAAGGCTATTATGGATTCATTGACTGGATGCAAAAGCACAAAGATAATATCAACGTCTGGCAGAACCGGCGGTTCGCAGTAGTTCAAAAGGATAACGATGAACTGATCGGTATGGTCGGCATGGGAGAAGAAGACCTGCTCCACGAAGTAGAAGTAGCTTACTTTATGAGCGAAGCCTGGCAACGAAAAGGCCTGACTGTCCGAGCGGTCAATGCCTTAGTAGACTGGTGCTTTACCGTTTCCGACATCCCCTACCTCATCCTGACAATCGACCCGGTCAACGTTTCATCCTGTCGCCTGGGCGAAGCCTGCGGCTTCGAGCTCTTCGAAAAAAGAACCCCCATCGGACATAAGCAATCCGTCATGGAAAGCGACAGCTACAATTACTACCGCAGATACCGGGAGCCGGCAGCCACTAACTAA